A window from Crocosphaera sp. UHCC 0190 encodes these proteins:
- a CDS encoding form I ribulose bisphosphate carboxylase large subunit, with protein sequence MAQATAKSGFKAGVQDYRLTYYTPDYTPKDTDLLACFRMTPQPGVPPEEAGAAVAAESSTGTWTTVWTDNLTDLDRYKGRCYDIEPVANEDNQYFCFIAYPLDLFEEGSVTNVLTSLVGNVFGFKALRALRLEDIRFPVALIKTFPGPPHGITVERDKLNKYGRPLLGCTIKPKLGLSAKNYGRAVYECLRGGLDFTKDDENINSQPFMRWRDRFLFVQDAIEKAQAETNEVKGHYLNVTAGTCEEMMKRAEFAKEIGTPIIMHDFLTGGFTANTSLSKYCRDNGLLLHIHRAMHAVIDRQKNHGIHFRVLAKCLRLSGGDHLHSGTVVGKLEGEKGITMGFVDLMREDYVEEDRARGIFFTQDYASMPGTMPVASGGIHVWHMPALVEIFGDDSCLQFGGGTLGHPWGNAPGATANRVALEACIQARNEGRSLAREGNDVIREACRWSPELAAACELWKEIKFEFEAMDTL encoded by the coding sequence ATGGCACAAGCTACAGCTAAATCAGGGTTCAAGGCGGGCGTACAAGATTACCGCCTGACCTATTACACCCCCGACTACACCCCCAAAGATACCGACCTTCTGGCGTGCTTCCGCATGACCCCCCAACCGGGTGTTCCTCCTGAAGAAGCAGGTGCAGCAGTAGCAGCAGAATCTTCCACCGGAACCTGGACAACAGTTTGGACAGATAACTTAACCGACTTAGATCGTTATAAAGGTCGTTGTTATGATATCGAACCCGTTGCTAACGAAGATAACCAGTATTTCTGCTTCATTGCTTATCCTTTAGATTTGTTTGAAGAAGGATCTGTCACCAACGTTCTCACCTCTTTAGTCGGTAACGTTTTTGGGTTCAAAGCATTACGGGCATTACGTTTAGAAGATATTCGTTTTCCTGTTGCTTTAATCAAAACCTTCCCTGGCCCTCCCCACGGTATCACCGTTGAACGGGATAAATTAAACAAATATGGTCGTCCCTTATTAGGTTGTACCATTAAGCCCAAACTTGGTCTGTCTGCTAAAAACTACGGACGCGCTGTTTATGAGTGCTTACGGGGTGGTTTAGACTTCACCAAAGACGACGAAAATATTAACTCTCAGCCCTTCATGCGTTGGCGCGATCGCTTCTTGTTTGTACAAGATGCTATCGAAAAAGCTCAAGCAGAAACCAACGAAGTTAAAGGTCACTACCTCAACGTAACCGCCGGAACCTGCGAAGAAATGATGAAGCGGGCCGAGTTCGCCAAAGAAATTGGCACTCCCATCATCATGCACGACTTCTTAACGGGTGGTTTCACAGCCAACACCAGTTTATCGAAGTATTGTCGTGATAATGGCTTATTACTGCACATTCACCGTGCTATGCACGCAGTAATTGACCGTCAGAAAAATCATGGTATTCACTTCCGCGTTTTAGCCAAGTGTTTACGTTTATCTGGTGGTGATCACCTCCACTCTGGAACCGTTGTCGGTAAATTAGAAGGGGAAAAAGGCATCACGATGGGGTTTGTTGACCTCATGCGTGAAGACTACGTTGAAGAAGACCGCGCTCGTGGTATCTTCTTTACCCAAGACTATGCTTCTATGCCTGGAACCATGCCTGTTGCTTCTGGTGGTATCCACGTTTGGCATATGCCCGCCTTAGTAGAAATCTTTGGTGATGACTCCTGCTTACAGTTTGGTGGTGGAACCCTCGGACACCCCTGGGGTAATGCTCCTGGTGCAACCGCTAACCGTGTGGCTCTTGAAGCTTGTATCCAAGCTCGTAACGAAGGTCGTTCCCTCGCTCGTGAAGGTAATGATGTTATTCGTGAAGCTTGTCGCTGGAGTCCTGAATTAGCCGCAGCTTGCGAACTGTGGAAAGAAATTAAATTTGAGTTTGAGGCAATGGATACACTCTAA
- a CDS encoding Uma2 family endonuclease has translation MTVVTEKQIYTPEEYLELKEESTDKHEYRDGEIVLMTGGTTNHNRLVVDFCTYLNLALMEQEGELFVGDVRLWIPRLCIDGTND, from the coding sequence ATGACAGTTGTTACAGAAAAACAGATTTATACCCCAGAAGAATATTTAGAATTAAAAGAAGAATCTACCGATAAGCATGAATATCGTGATGGAGAAATTGTACTTATGACTGGGGGAACAACTAATCATAACCGTCTTGTTGTAGATTTTTGTACTTACTTAAATCTTGCTTTAATGGAACAAGAGGGCGAATTGTTTGTCGGAGATGTTCGTTTATGGATTCCTCGTTTATGTATTGATGGGACAAACGATTAA
- a CDS encoding transferase has product MPLPLIHPPTQLDICVIGDVTIHEGAVVAPGTILQAAPNSRIVIREGACIGMGTLINAYQGDIYIESGAMLGAGVLVVGQGKIGQNACIGSSATIINTSIEAGTTIEAGSLIGDMSRGFTSEKAETSQETKSENNGSPPDSNGSLSDSNGSLPKPEITEDKQPAFIEEMEDLWLEAETTVPEMPEIPTPPKPSPETKNAPVVGQIYINQLLCTLFPERQAFNRFQNNSSSDDSTKND; this is encoded by the coding sequence ATGCCCTTACCCCTTATTCATCCACCGACTCAGTTAGATATTTGCGTGATTGGTGACGTTACCATTCATGAGGGTGCAGTTGTGGCACCAGGCACCATCCTGCAAGCTGCGCCTAATAGTCGTATTGTGATACGAGAAGGGGCTTGCATTGGTATGGGAACCCTGATTAATGCTTATCAGGGAGACATTTATATTGAATCTGGTGCTATGTTAGGGGCCGGGGTGTTGGTGGTTGGTCAGGGTAAAATTGGTCAAAATGCCTGTATTGGCTCTTCTGCTACAATTATTAATACTTCGATTGAAGCAGGAACAACCATCGAAGCGGGATCATTAATTGGTGATATGTCTCGCGGGTTTACTTCAGAAAAAGCTGAAACTTCCCAAGAAACAAAATCAGAAAATAATGGTTCTCCTCCTGATAGTAACGGTTCTCTTTCTGATAGTAATGGTTCTCTTCCTAAACCAGAAATAACGGAAGATAAACAACCCGCATTTATAGAAGAAATGGAAGATTTATGGTTAGAAGCAGAGACAACAGTGCCTGAAATGCCAGAAATTCCGACACCACCTAAACCTTCTCCTGAAACTAAAAATGCTCCTGTGGTGGGTCAGATTTATATTAATCAACTTTTATGCACATTGTTTCCTGAACGTCAAGCTTTTAACCGTTTTCAAAACAATTCTTCATCAGATGATTCTACTAAAAACGATTAA
- a CDS encoding ribulose bisphosphate carboxylase small subunit, with protein sequence MVVRTAAAPPTPWSKTLAEPRIDESAYVHSFSNLIGDVQVGANVLIAPGTSIRADEGTPFWIGESTNIQDGVVIHGLEKGRVVGDDGQEYSVWIGKQVCITHMALIHGPAYIGDGCFIGFRSTVFNARVGQGCIVMMHALIQDVEIPPGKYVPSGAVITNQQQADRLPDVTEGDRAFAHHVVEINEALRVGYQCADNSACIMPIREQLEKSINDVNQIDYSNSVTSMSLSPEIVTQVRSLLSQGYTIGVEHANQRRFRTKSWLTGGSFNGRADQVLGELEGCLQEHQGEYVRLIGVDTHAKKRVLEVIVQRPEDTPGEPSRLTTTKNTSNGHNKTGSNGNGGMDSDITSQVRALLHQGYKVGTEYASQRRFRTSSWLTGPAIESQRESDVIRELQTVLAEHDNEYVRLIGIDSSAKRRVLETVIHRPGEGGKIQSNGTVGSPRVSKGGTSQSSSRGLSAEAIAQVRSLLSQGYKIGTEHADQRRFRTKSWQSCSPIDSNRESEVISALEGCLAEHQGEYVRLIGIDSQAKRRVLQTIIQRPGQASSGGASKTTATVTPATRSYSSNGNGHVATSNLTAEIVTQVRSLLSQGHKIGTEHADKRRFRTKSWQSCSPIDSNRESDVIAALEGCLAEHQGEYVRLIGIDSQAKRRVLETIIQRP encoded by the coding sequence ATGGTAGTCCGCACAGCAGCGGCCCCCCCGACACCTTGGTCAAAAACCCTAGCGGAACCCCGAATTGATGAAAGTGCCTATGTGCATTCTTTTTCTAACCTGATTGGAGACGTTCAAGTGGGTGCTAATGTTTTAATTGCCCCAGGAACATCCATCCGTGCCGACGAAGGAACCCCTTTTTGGATCGGAGAAAGCACCAATATTCAAGATGGTGTGGTCATTCATGGCTTAGAAAAAGGACGGGTTGTGGGGGATGACGGCCAAGAATATTCGGTTTGGATCGGGAAACAGGTCTGTATTACCCACATGGCCTTGATTCACGGGCCAGCCTATATTGGCGATGGCTGTTTTATTGGCTTTCGTTCAACGGTATTTAATGCCAGAGTGGGCCAGGGTTGCATTGTCATGATGCACGCCTTGATTCAAGATGTGGAAATACCCCCAGGAAAATACGTCCCCTCTGGTGCAGTTATCACAAACCAACAACAGGCGGATCGTCTCCCTGATGTAACAGAGGGCGATCGCGCCTTTGCCCACCATGTGGTAGAAATCAACGAAGCATTACGAGTTGGCTATCAATGTGCTGACAATTCAGCCTGTATTATGCCCATTCGTGAGCAGTTGGAAAAGTCTATAAATGACGTTAATCAGATTGATTATAGTAATTCGGTGACAAGTATGAGTTTAAGTCCAGAAATTGTAACCCAAGTCCGTTCCCTATTGTCCCAAGGGTATACCATTGGGGTAGAACACGCCAATCAACGACGTTTCCGTACCAAATCTTGGTTAACAGGTGGAAGTTTTAACGGCCGTGCTGACCAAGTTTTAGGGGAATTAGAAGGGTGTTTACAAGAACATCAGGGAGAATATGTCCGCTTGATCGGGGTTGATACCCACGCGAAAAAGCGTGTCCTAGAAGTGATTGTACAACGGCCTGAAGATACCCCTGGTGAACCCAGTCGCTTGACTACCACCAAAAATACCAGTAATGGCCACAACAAGACTGGCAGTAACGGCAATGGTGGCATGGATAGCGATATTACCTCCCAAGTTCGTGCCTTACTCCATCAAGGCTATAAAGTGGGAACTGAATATGCCAGTCAACGTCGCTTCCGTACCAGTTCTTGGTTAACCGGGCCGGCTATTGAAAGTCAGCGAGAATCTGATGTCATTCGGGAATTACAAACTGTTTTAGCCGAACATGATAACGAGTATGTCCGTTTGATTGGCATTGATTCCAGTGCTAAGCGACGGGTACTCGAAACCGTGATTCATCGTCCAGGAGAAGGGGGCAAAATTCAAAGTAATGGAACCGTTGGCTCTCCCAGAGTGAGCAAAGGCGGCACGTCTCAGTCTAGCAGCCGTGGGTTAAGTGCTGAAGCGATCGCCCAAGTTCGTTCCTTACTTTCTCAAGGGTATAAAATTGGGACAGAACACGCTGATCAGCGTCGTTTTCGTACTAAGTCTTGGCAAAGTTGTTCCCCCATCGATAGTAACCGTGAATCTGAGGTAATTTCTGCCTTAGAGGGCTGTTTAGCGGAACATCAAGGAGAATATGTTCGTTTAATTGGTATTGATAGCCAAGCAAAACGACGAGTCTTACAAACCATTATTCAACGGCCAGGTCAAGCATCCAGTGGTGGTGCTAGTAAAACAACCGCAACCGTTACCCCTGCAACCCGTAGCTATTCGAGCAATGGCAATGGCCATGTTGCTACCAGTAATTTAACGGCTGAAATCGTTACTCAAGTCCGTTCATTACTGTCTCAAGGACATAAAATTGGCACAGAACACGCAGATAAGCGGCGTTTCCGCACTAAGTCTTGGCAAAGTTGTTCTCCCATTGATAGTAACCGTGAATCCGACGTGATTGCAGCATTAGAAGGCTGTTTAGCGGAACATCAAGGGGAATACGTCCGTTTGATTGGTATTGATAGTCAAGCAAAACGGCGTGTCTTAGAAACGATTATCCAACGTCCTTAA
- a CDS encoding EutN/CcmL family microcompartment protein codes for MQIAKVRGTVVSTHKTRSLTGTKLLLLQFIDAQGQPLPKYEVAGDLVGAGFDEWVLVSRGSAARIESGMEQRPIDAMVVGIIDTITVENRQIYSKKDDY; via the coding sequence ATGCAAATTGCCAAAGTTCGAGGCACCGTTGTCAGTACCCACAAAACCCGCAGTTTAACCGGAACAAAGCTCTTGTTGCTCCAATTTATTGATGCTCAAGGGCAACCCCTTCCTAAGTATGAAGTGGCCGGAGATCTGGTTGGTGCAGGGTTTGATGAGTGGGTATTAGTATCAAGAGGGAGTGCTGCTCGCATCGAAAGTGGAATGGAACAACGCCCCATTGATGCGATGGTAGTGGGGATTATTGATACTATCACCGTAGAAAATCGTCAAATTTATAGCAAAAAAGACGATTATTAG
- a CDS encoding BMC domain-containing protein: protein MSIAVGMLETLGFPAVVEAADAMVKAARVTLVGYEKIGSGRVTVIVRGDVSEVQASVSAGIENAGRVNGGQVLSTHIIARPHENLEYVLPIRYTEAVEQFRESVNPPMRRV, encoded by the coding sequence ATGTCAATTGCTGTTGGAATGTTGGAAACCCTGGGTTTTCCTGCCGTGGTTGAAGCTGCTGACGCGATGGTCAAAGCTGCCCGTGTTACCTTAGTTGGGTATGAAAAAATCGGTAGTGGTCGCGTCACCGTGATTGTGCGGGGCGATGTGTCAGAAGTGCAAGCCTCTGTGTCTGCTGGTATTGAGAATGCGGGACGAGTTAATGGGGGACAAGTGTTATCTACCCATATTATTGCCAGACCCCATGAAAACCTCGAATATGTTTTACCCATTCGTTACACCGAAGCTGTAGAACAGTTCCGTGAAAGTGTGAATCCCCCTATGAGACGGGTATAA
- a CDS encoding carbon dioxide-concentrating mechanism protein CcmK, translating into MSIAVGMIETLGFPAVVEAADAMVKAARVTLVGYEKIGSGRVTVIVRGDVSEVQASVSAGVDAVKRVNGGEVLSTHIIARPHENLEYVLPIRYTEAVEAFRAY; encoded by the coding sequence ATGTCAATTGCTGTTGGAATGATTGAAACCTTGGGTTTTCCTGCCGTTGTTGAGGCAGCAGATGCCATGGTTAAGGCAGCCCGTGTTACCTTAGTCGGGTATGAAAAAATTGGCAGCGGTCGCGTTACCGTCATTGTGCGGGGCGATGTGTCAGAAGTGCAAGCCTCAGTCTCGGCTGGCGTTGATGCTGTCAAACGAGTTAATGGGGGAGAAGTTCTGTCTACCCACATTATTGCTCGTCCCCATGAAAATCTCGAATATGTCCTACCCATTCGCTACACCGAAGCCGTAGAAGCATTCCGGGCCTATTAA
- a CDS encoding NAD(P)H-quinone oxidoreductase subunit F, protein MSDFLLQNSWFIPFYGLIGSLLTLPWSLGIIRRTGPRPAAYLNLLMSIFAFIHGSIAFNLIWQGQTKQLVFQWLTVADLELSLTVELSPVSLGALAVVTTISLLAQIYALGYMEKDWSLGRFYGLMGVFEAALGGIALSDSLLLSYGLLEILTLSTYLLVGFWYAQPLVVTAARDAFLTKRVGDIILLMGLVALSSYGEGLTFSQLETWANTSPVAPLTATLLGLSLIAGPTGKCAQFPLNLWLDEAMEGPNPAGIMRNSIVVSAGAYVLIKLQPVFTLSPVSADALIILGTVTAIGASLIAMAQIDIKRALCHSTSVYLGLVFIAVGLGHVDIAFLLLFTHAIAKALLFMSAGAIILTTSDQNITEMGGLWSRMPATTTAFVVGSSGLVAFLPMGMFWTWQRWFDGSWEVSSWLLGLLMFVNALCAFNLTRVFRSVFLGTPQKKTRRAPEIPWPMALPMVTLTIFTLIAPLAPIRWPLWLSPTTPLLENTSFAVQWAVPLLMVSGLIGCLVGILRPVSRVWERLTNRYLRFFQDLFAYDFYLDRVYEVTVVAGVAGIARLTAWFDRYIVDGAVNLVSLVTIFSGNALKYNVSGQSQFYVLTIWIGVSLLMWFVLSGQWSVITSFWSSFLP, encoded by the coding sequence ATGAGTGATTTTCTCCTACAAAATAGTTGGTTTATTCCTTTTTACGGTTTAATTGGTTCTTTATTAACCTTACCCTGGTCATTAGGCATTATTCGCCGCACGGGGCCAAGACCAGCGGCCTATTTAAACCTATTAATGTCTATTTTTGCCTTTATTCATGGCTCAATTGCCTTTAATCTCATTTGGCAAGGACAGACAAAACAATTAGTCTTTCAATGGTTGACCGTCGCTGATTTAGAATTATCCTTAACCGTGGAGTTATCCCCCGTCAGTTTAGGGGCCTTAGCAGTGGTCACAACCATTAGTCTTTTAGCCCAAATCTATGCCTTGGGCTATATGGAAAAAGATTGGTCTTTAGGGCGATTTTATGGCTTAATGGGGGTGTTTGAAGCGGCTTTAGGGGGAATTGCCTTAAGTGACTCTTTGTTACTCAGTTATGGACTATTAGAAATTTTAACCCTATCGACTTATTTATTAGTGGGTTTTTGGTATGCTCAACCTTTAGTGGTAACGGCAGCAAGAGATGCGTTTTTAACCAAGCGGGTTGGGGATATCATTTTATTAATGGGGTTAGTTGCTCTTTCTAGTTATGGGGAAGGCTTAACCTTCTCTCAGTTGGAAACGTGGGCTAATACCTCCCCTGTTGCTCCCCTCACGGCGACTTTATTAGGATTGTCCTTAATTGCCGGGCCAACGGGTAAATGCGCCCAATTTCCCTTAAATTTATGGTTAGATGAGGCCATGGAAGGGCCGAACCCCGCAGGTATCATGCGAAATTCCATTGTGGTATCAGCAGGAGCCTATGTTTTAATTAAACTGCAACCTGTATTTACCCTCTCTCCGGTGTCTGCTGATGCTTTAATTATTTTAGGCACAGTAACGGCCATCGGTGCATCTTTGATCGCTATGGCCCAAATTGATATTAAACGGGCTTTGTGTCATTCTACCAGTGTTTATTTAGGGTTGGTGTTTATTGCGGTTGGTTTAGGCCATGTGGATATTGCCTTTTTATTGCTGTTTACCCATGCGATCGCCAAAGCCTTACTATTTATGAGTGCGGGGGCCATTATTCTCACCACCAGCGATCAAAATATCACTGAGATGGGAGGGTTATGGTCACGAATGCCAGCTACCACAACCGCTTTTGTGGTGGGTTCATCGGGTTTAGTTGCCTTTTTACCCATGGGGATGTTTTGGACATGGCAACGCTGGTTTGATGGCTCTTGGGAGGTTTCTAGTTGGTTATTAGGCTTATTGATGTTTGTTAATGCTTTATGTGCCTTTAATTTAACTCGTGTCTTCCGTTCTGTCTTTTTAGGAACCCCGCAAAAGAAAACCCGTCGCGCCCCGGAAATTCCCTGGCCCATGGCGTTACCCATGGTAACTTTAACAATTTTTACCTTAATTGCACCTTTAGCACCCATTCGTTGGCCATTATGGTTATCGCCGACAACCCCTTTATTAGAAAATACTTCCTTTGCCGTTCAATGGGCAGTACCGTTATTGATGGTTTCTGGCTTAATTGGCTGTTTAGTGGGTATTTTGCGGCCTGTCAGTCGTGTTTGGGAAAGACTGACGAACCGATATCTGCGATTTTTCCAAGATTTATTTGCCTATGACTTCTATTTAGACAGGGTTTATGAGGTGACTGTGGTAGCAGGGGTGGCAGGAATTGCCCGCTTGACTGCTTGGTTTGATCGCTATATTGTCGATGGGGCGGTTAATTTAGTCAGTTTGGTGACAATTTTTAGTGGCAATGCTCTTAAATATAATGTTTCGGGACAGTCGCAGTTCTATGTATTGACCATTTGGATCGGTGTGAGTTTATTGATGTGGTTTGTGTTGAGTGGTCAATGGTCAGTCATTACGAGTTTTTGGTCATCTTTTTTACCTTAA
- the bioU gene encoding (S)-8-amino-7-oxononanoate synthase BioU, whose translation MSSHHTMKVGILGFGGLGQAATRVLTPKQEMLWVAAADLKGYAYDETGLDPDQAIATYHQQGSIGYLEPYGTLSNNSIQDLLETASVDGYFLALPNLPNTFMADVARQFIASGWKGVLVDALKRTSAVEQLLELQNELQAAGITYMTGCGATPGLLTAAAAVAAQSYTEIHRVKITFGVGIANWEAYRATIREDIAHLPGFDVEKARAMSDAEVEAFLDKTNGILTLENMEHADDIMLELAGICPRDRVTVGGVVDTRNPKKPLSTNVQITGRTFEGKISTHTFTLGDETSMAANVCGPAFGYLKAGLSLHNRGIYGLFTAAEVMPQFVK comes from the coding sequence ATGAGTAGTCATCACACTATGAAAGTCGGGATATTAGGGTTTGGGGGACTTGGACAAGCAGCAACCAGAGTTCTCACCCCGAAACAAGAAATGCTTTGGGTTGCTGCGGCCGACCTGAAAGGTTATGCTTATGATGAGACAGGATTAGACCCAGATCAAGCGATCGCAACCTATCATCAACAGGGATCAATTGGTTATCTGGAACCCTATGGAACCCTCAGTAATAATAGTATTCAGGATTTATTAGAAACGGCCTCAGTTGATGGTTATTTCTTGGCTTTACCTAACCTTCCTAATACGTTTATGGCAGATGTGGCTAGACAATTTATTGCCTCTGGGTGGAAAGGGGTATTAGTAGATGCCTTAAAGCGTACCAGTGCCGTTGAACAACTGCTAGAATTACAAAACGAGTTACAAGCCGCAGGTATCACCTACATGACAGGCTGTGGGGCAACTCCTGGACTGTTAACTGCTGCGGCGGCCGTTGCTGCCCAAAGTTATACCGAGATTCACCGTGTTAAGATTACCTTTGGGGTGGGTATTGCCAATTGGGAAGCTTACCGTGCCACTATCCGCGAAGATATTGCTCATTTACCAGGGTTTGATGTGGAAAAAGCTAGGGCGATGAGTGATGCTGAAGTTGAGGCGTTTTTAGACAAAACTAATGGCATCCTTACCTTAGAAAATATGGAACACGCTGACGATATCATGTTAGAGTTGGCAGGAATTTGTCCCCGCGATCGCGTTACTGTTGGTGGGGTTGTCGATACCCGTAACCCAAAAAAACCTTTAAGTACTAATGTGCAGATTACCGGACGCACCTTTGAGGGAAAAATTTCAACCCATACCTTTACTTTAGGGGATGAAACCAGCATGGCGGCCAACGTTTGTGGGCCAGCTTTTGGTTATCTCAAAGCAGGATTATCGTTACATAATCGGGGAATTTATGGCTTATTTACCGCAGCAGAAGTAATGCCCCAATTTGTTAAGTAA
- the radC gene encoding RadC family protein: protein MTYSLRIADIPLSERPRERLLSSGAHNLATAELLAILLGTGQGKGKLSAVGLGQYILQELSQHRRDPLDLLRDISPQELMAINGIGPAKATTILAAVELGKRTFQIRPMEKIIIENPVAAVAALSHDLMWQTQERFAVVFLDVKNRLLGTKVITIGTATETLVAPSDIFRETLKQGAISIIVAHNHPSGNLDPSPEDIELTEQLLKVADSLNIPVLDHLILGEGNYQSLRDITDLWQHYPQ, encoded by the coding sequence ATGACCTATAGTTTGAGAATTGCCGATATTCCCTTGAGTGAAAGACCCCGCGAACGGTTATTATCTTCTGGGGCCCATAATTTAGCAACGGCTGAATTATTAGCCATTCTCTTAGGAACAGGACAAGGCAAAGGAAAACTTTCTGCGGTAGGATTAGGACAGTATATTCTCCAAGAATTAAGTCAACATCGCCGCGATCCCTTGGATCTTCTCAGAGATATTAGTCCTCAAGAATTAATGGCTATTAATGGCATTGGACCCGCCAAAGCAACCACCATTTTAGCCGCAGTTGAATTAGGAAAACGAACCTTTCAAATCAGACCAATGGAAAAAATTATTATTGAAAATCCTGTTGCTGCTGTCGCTGCTTTAAGTCATGATTTAATGTGGCAAACTCAAGAACGATTTGCGGTGGTTTTTCTGGATGTGAAAAATCGACTGCTCGGAACTAAAGTTATTACGATTGGTACAGCAACAGAAACTTTAGTTGCTCCCTCAGATATTTTTCGAGAAACCCTTAAACAAGGGGCCATTAGCATTATTGTAGCTCACAATCATCCATCCGGTAATTTAGATCCTTCTCCAGAAGATATTGAGTTAACAGAACAACTTTTAAAAGTGGCAGACTCTTTAAATATTCCTGTGTTAGATCATTTAATTTTAGGAGAAGGCAATTATCAAAGTTTACGAGATATAACAGATTTATGGCAGCATTACCCCCAATAG
- a CDS encoding phosphate ABC transporter permease, translating into MLVPLTREAFEKIIPPIATGAQYSFYWGKLSDLLRRLFISLIVLVVTWLLGTLAGAGAEAIKLIFDIIAGLYWLWSPVLWASVRNGKYRRYPYCGFWRGEVLDVFITEELISEEQTVNKWGELVVIENRERRINVEVGDQKGFSATVQAPIRRLYRVIKPGQIAEMLILSKQPDLSRIDKVTDVYLPQHNLWVGDYPYLRRDVFLQVSEELGGNVRDGQTRGVKTREIRRRRR; encoded by the coding sequence ATGCTAGTTCCTCTCACTCGTGAAGCGTTTGAAAAAATCATTCCCCCCATTGCCACGGGGGCCCAATATTCTTTTTATTGGGGGAAATTGTCCGATTTATTAAGACGATTATTTATTTCATTAATTGTCCTAGTGGTAACTTGGTTATTGGGTACATTAGCCGGGGCAGGGGCAGAAGCCATTAAACTAATTTTTGATATTATTGCCGGACTATACTGGCTATGGTCGCCTGTTTTGTGGGCGAGTGTGCGTAATGGTAAATATCGTCGTTATCCTTATTGTGGTTTTTGGCGGGGAGAGGTGTTAGATGTATTTATTACGGAAGAATTGATCTCAGAAGAACAGACGGTTAATAAGTGGGGCGAATTAGTGGTAATTGAAAATCGAGAAAGACGGATTAATGTGGAAGTGGGGGATCAAAAGGGGTTCAGCGCAACGGTACAAGCCCCCATACGTCGTCTTTATAGGGTCATTAAACCAGGACAAATAGCAGAAATGTTAATTTTGTCCAAACAACCGGATTTGAGCCGTATTGATAAGGTGACAGATGTTTATCTTCCTCAGCATAATTTATGGGTGGGAGATTATCCTTATTTACGTCGAGATGTCTTTTTACAAGTGAGTGAAGAATTAGGGGGAAATGTTCGTGATGGTCAGACTAGGGGGGTTAAAACTCGTGAAATTCGACGACGTAGACGTTAA